One stretch of Aquimarina sp. Aq107 DNA includes these proteins:
- the sucD gene encoding succinate--CoA ligase subunit alpha produces MSVLVNKDSKIIVQGFTGSEGTFHAGQMIEYGTNVVGGVTPGKGGQTHLDKPVFNTVEEAVKQVGADTTIIFVPPAFAADAIMEAADAGIKVIITITEGIPVADMITASNYIKDKECRLIGPNCPGVITPGEAKVGIMPGFVFKKGNVGIVSKSGTLTYEAADQVVKQGLGITTAIGIGGDPIIGTTTKEAVELLINDPETSCVVMIGEIGGQLEADAAKWIKASGTSKPVVGFIAGETAPAGRTMGHAGAIVGGSEDTAAAKKAIMRECGIHVVDSPAEIGKKVAEVLG; encoded by the coding sequence ATGAGTGTTCTAGTAAATAAGGATTCTAAAATAATAGTTCAAGGTTTTACAGGTAGTGAAGGTACTTTTCATGCAGGTCAGATGATCGAGTATGGTACTAACGTTGTCGGAGGAGTTACTCCAGGTAAAGGTGGTCAAACACATCTTGATAAACCAGTTTTTAATACTGTAGAAGAAGCAGTTAAGCAAGTGGGAGCTGACACCACTATTATTTTTGTTCCACCAGCATTCGCTGCGGATGCTATTATGGAAGCTGCAGATGCAGGAATTAAAGTTATTATAACTATTACAGAAGGTATTCCTGTTGCGGATATGATTACTGCGTCTAATTATATAAAAGATAAGGAATGTCGTTTGATTGGACCTAACTGTCCAGGTGTTATTACTCCAGGAGAAGCTAAAGTTGGTATTATGCCAGGTTTCGTTTTCAAAAAAGGAAATGTAGGTATTGTTTCTAAATCTGGAACGTTAACTTATGAAGCGGCTGATCAAGTTGTTAAGCAAGGACTTGGAATTACTACAGCGATTGGTATTGGAGGAGATCCTATTATTGGAACTACTACAAAAGAGGCTGTAGAATTATTGATTAATGATCCTGAGACTAGTTGTGTAGTAATGATAGGAGAAATTGGAGGTCAGTTAGAAGCTGATGCAGCTAAATGGATTAAAGCGAGTGGTACTTCTAAACCAGTGGTTGGTTTTATCGCTGGAGAAACAGCTCCTGCTGGTCGTACAATGGGACATGCTGGTGCGATTGTTGGTGGAAGTGAAGATACTGCAGCTGCTAAAAAAGCGATTATGAGAGAATGTGGAATTCACGTAGTAGATTCTCCGGCAGAAATTGGTAAAAAAGTAGCTGAAGTATTAGGCTAA
- a CDS encoding nuclear transport factor 2 family protein: MSKTAKEVVKSFYQTDLIHNIDAFSEYLHPEVELNWNSSFGYNKKGFEDIKMMFKEMSSSFETFKCEISHLLEEDGMVTIRYTYVATTIERPDKEEAIAHFIAIWELKNDKLYRGYQISQQGDNTQENLKSFFSK; this comes from the coding sequence ATGAGTAAAACAGCAAAAGAGGTAGTGAAGTCCTTTTATCAAACGGATTTGATTCATAATATAGATGCCTTTTCTGAATATTTACATCCGGAAGTTGAGTTAAACTGGAACAGCAGTTTCGGCTATAATAAAAAAGGTTTCGAGGATATTAAGATGATGTTTAAGGAAATGTCTAGTTCATTTGAAACTTTTAAATGTGAAATTAGCCATCTTTTGGAAGAAGATGGTATGGTAACTATTAGATATACGTATGTTGCTACGACAATAGAAAGACCAGATAAGGAAGAAGCAATAGCACATTTTATCGCGATCTGGGAATTAAAGAACGATAAATTATATAGAGGATATCAAATTAGTCAACAAGGAGATAATACTCAAGAGAATTTAAAATCATTTTTTTCGAAATAG
- a CDS encoding UDP-3-O-(3-hydroxymyristoyl)glucosamine N-acyltransferase — MKFPQKHTLKQIATIISSEFVGSPDFPVLGMNEIHVVTPGDIVFVDHPKYYDKALESDATVVLINKEVSCPEGKALLISDDPFRDFNKLTTYFKPFEKAVSIVADTAKIGDNTVIQPGAFVGNNVVIGDNCLIHSNVSLYDNTIIGNNVTIHSGTVLGADAFYYKKRPEGFDKLISGGRVVVGDNVDLGSLCTIDRGVTGDTTIQEGTKIDNQVHIGHDTVIGKKCLIASQVGIAGCVIIEDEVTLWGQVGVTSGITIGTKAVVSAQSGISKSLEGNKSYFGTPADDFRKKYKEIAAIRQIPEIIEKLKNNE; from the coding sequence ATGAAATTTCCTCAGAAACACACATTAAAACAAATAGCTACCATAATATCTTCGGAATTTGTTGGTAGCCCTGATTTTCCGGTTCTCGGCATGAATGAAATTCATGTGGTAACACCAGGTGATATCGTTTTTGTAGATCATCCCAAATATTACGACAAAGCGTTGGAAAGTGATGCAACTGTTGTGTTGATTAATAAAGAAGTATCTTGTCCTGAAGGAAAAGCGTTGTTGATTTCGGATGATCCCTTTAGAGATTTTAATAAGTTAACTACATATTTTAAGCCTTTCGAGAAAGCTGTTTCTATAGTTGCAGACACCGCAAAAATTGGAGATAATACGGTAATCCAACCAGGCGCTTTTGTTGGTAATAATGTCGTTATTGGAGATAACTGTTTAATTCATTCCAATGTAAGTCTATATGACAATACCATTATAGGCAATAATGTTACAATACATTCCGGAACAGTATTAGGAGCTGATGCTTTCTATTATAAAAAAAGACCAGAAGGTTTTGATAAATTGATTTCTGGAGGTAGAGTTGTGGTAGGAGATAATGTTGATTTAGGTTCTCTATGCACTATAGATAGAGGTGTTACGGGAGATACTACGATCCAAGAAGGTACTAAAATCGATAATCAAGTTCACATAGGTCATGATACTGTAATCGGTAAAAAATGTTTAATTGCATCCCAAGTTGGTATTGCAGGATGTGTTATAATCGAAGATGAAGTTACTTTGTGGGGACAAGTTGGGGTTACCAGTGGTATTACTATTGGAACCAAAGCTGTTGTTTCTGCCCAGTCAGGTATTAGCAAATCGCTGGAAGGAAATAAAAGTTATTTTGGAACGCCTGCAGATGATTTCAGAAAAAAATATAAGGAAATCGCAGCCATTAGGCAAATACCTGAAATAATAGAAAAATTGAAGAACAATGAGTAA
- the efp gene encoding elongation factor P, which produces MASTSDIRNGLCIKYNHDIYKIIEFLHVKPGKGPAFVRTKLKSVTTGKVIDNTFSAGHKIEDVRVETHKFQFLYAEGDTYHFMNTEDYNQITLEKSTLDAPGLLKEGEVVTVIINSEDQMPLSVEMPASVILEVTATEPGVKGNTATNATKPATVETGAEVMVPLFINEGDKIKVETEKGTYKERIKE; this is translated from the coding sequence ATGGCAAGTACGAGTGATATTAGAAATGGATTATGTATAAAATATAATCACGATATATATAAGATTATTGAATTTTTACACGTAAAACCAGGAAAAGGCCCTGCTTTTGTAAGAACTAAATTAAAAAGTGTTACTACAGGAAAAGTAATAGACAATACATTTTCTGCGGGTCATAAGATTGAGGATGTTAGAGTTGAGACTCATAAGTTTCAGTTTTTGTATGCAGAAGGTGATACATATCACTTTATGAATACAGAAGATTATAATCAAATAACTTTAGAGAAGTCTACTTTAGATGCTCCTGGATTGTTAAAGGAGGGAGAAGTAGTTACTGTTATTATAAATTCTGAAGATCAAATGCCTCTTTCTGTAGAAATGCCGGCAAGTGTGATTTTAGAAGTTACAGCTACAGAACCTGGTGTAAAAGGGAATACTGCAACAAATGCGACAAAGCCTGCTACAGTAGAAACAGGAGCAGAAGTTATGGTTCCTCTTTTTATTAACGAAGGTGATAAAATTAAGGTAGAGACAGAGAAAGGAACATATAAAGAGCGTATTAAAGAATAA
- the lpxA gene encoding acyl-ACP--UDP-N-acetylglucosamine O-acyltransferase — protein sequence MNQPLAYVHPGAKIAKNVVIEPFTTIHNNVVIGEGTWIGSNVTIMEGARIGKNCSIFPGAVISATPQDKKFNDEDTTTEIGDNTTIRECVTINRGTADRMKTKIGKNCWIMAYCHIAHDCIVGDNCIFSNNSTLAGHINVGDYVVLAGMAAVQQFCSIGNHAFVTGGSLVRKDVPPYAKAAREPLSYVGINSIGLRRRGFSTEKIREIQSIYRILYQSNYNNSQAVAIIEAEMEATPERDEVLEFIKNSQRGIMKGYFSN from the coding sequence ATGAATCAGCCTTTAGCATATGTTCACCCAGGAGCAAAAATTGCAAAAAATGTAGTTATTGAACCTTTTACTACGATTCATAATAATGTAGTTATAGGAGAAGGAACCTGGATTGGTTCTAATGTAACTATAATGGAAGGTGCTCGGATAGGTAAAAACTGTAGTATTTTTCCTGGAGCGGTTATTTCTGCAACTCCACAGGATAAAAAATTTAATGATGAAGATACTACTACCGAAATAGGGGATAATACAACTATTCGCGAGTGTGTAACTATCAATAGAGGTACTGCGGATAGAATGAAAACCAAAATAGGTAAAAACTGTTGGATAATGGCGTATTGCCATATAGCTCATGATTGTATAGTGGGAGATAATTGTATTTTTTCTAATAATAGTACGTTAGCTGGTCATATTAATGTCGGAGATTATGTAGTTTTAGCCGGTATGGCAGCGGTACAGCAATTTTGTAGCATTGGGAATCATGCTTTTGTAACTGGTGGTTCATTAGTGCGTAAAGATGTTCCTCCATATGCAAAAGCAGCACGTGAGCCATTATCTTATGTGGGGATAAATTCAATTGGGTTACGTAGAAGAGGTTTTTCCACAGAAAAAATAAGAGAGATACAATCTATTTATAGAATATTATATCAAAGTAATTATAATAACTCGCAAGCTGTAGCAATTATCGAAGCTGAGATGGAAGCTACTCCAGAGCGTGATGAAGTTTTAGAGTTCATAAAAAACTCTCAGAGAGGAATTATGAAAGGATATTTCTCTAATTAA
- a CDS encoding bifunctional UDP-3-O-[3-hydroxymyristoyl] N-acetylglucosamine deacetylase/3-hydroxyacyl-ACP dehydratase → MSNSVANKQRTIQKEIELKGVGLHTGKEVTLTFKPAPENHGYAFCRVDLEGNPIIEADANYVVNTQRGTNLEKNGVSIQTSEHVLAACVGLEIDNLLIELNASEPPIMDGSSKFFIQALEQAGIVEQEVERDEYIVKDVISYTDEESGSEIIVMPSDEYQVTTMVDFGTKVLGTQNASLKHLSDFKEEIADARTFSFLHELEMLLEHGLIKGGDLNNAIVYVDKELSPSTMEKLKVAFGKESIAIKPNGILDNLTLHYPNEAARHKLLDVIGDLALIGTRIRGKIIANKPGHYVNTQFAKKLSKIIKIEKRNKVPKFDLNQEPLMDINKIMSMLPHRPPFLLIDRILEMSDKHVVGMKNVTMNEPFFVGHFPGAPVMPGVMQVEAMAQTGGILALSTVPDPENYLTYFMKIDKVKFKQQVLPGDTLIFKLELLTPIRRGICHMQAFAYANGKLVTEAELMAQIVKSK, encoded by the coding sequence ATGAGTAATTCCGTTGCGAATAAACAAAGAACTATTCAGAAAGAAATAGAGCTCAAAGGAGTAGGGCTTCACACAGGAAAAGAAGTTACACTTACTTTTAAACCTGCACCTGAGAACCATGGATACGCTTTTTGCCGTGTTGATTTAGAAGGCAATCCAATTATAGAGGCAGATGCTAACTATGTTGTAAATACTCAAAGAGGAACAAATCTTGAGAAAAATGGAGTAAGTATTCAAACTTCGGAACATGTTTTAGCAGCTTGTGTTGGTCTAGAAATAGATAATTTATTGATAGAACTTAATGCTTCTGAACCACCTATAATGGATGGATCTAGTAAGTTTTTTATACAAGCTTTAGAGCAAGCAGGTATTGTAGAGCAAGAAGTAGAAAGAGATGAATACATAGTTAAAGATGTAATATCATATACAGATGAAGAATCTGGAAGTGAAATTATCGTAATGCCATCTGATGAGTATCAAGTAACCACAATGGTGGATTTTGGCACTAAGGTTTTAGGAACGCAAAATGCATCTTTAAAGCATCTTTCTGATTTTAAAGAAGAAATAGCAGATGCTAGAACATTTAGCTTTTTGCATGAACTTGAGATGTTATTAGAACATGGTTTGATAAAAGGTGGAGATTTAAATAATGCAATCGTTTATGTGGATAAGGAATTAAGTCCTAGTACCATGGAAAAACTTAAAGTTGCTTTTGGAAAAGAATCTATCGCTATAAAACCAAATGGGATATTAGATAATTTAACATTGCATTATCCTAATGAGGCTGCGAGACACAAATTATTAGATGTTATAGGAGATCTTGCTCTTATTGGAACACGAATAAGAGGTAAAATCATAGCAAATAAACCTGGACATTACGTAAACACGCAATTTGCTAAGAAACTTTCTAAGATTATAAAAATTGAGAAACGTAATAAAGTTCCTAAATTTGATTTAAATCAAGAGCCTTTAATGGATATCAATAAAATTATGTCTATGCTTCCTCATAGACCTCCATTTTTGTTGATTGATCGGATTTTAGAAATGTCGGACAAACATGTTGTTGGGATGAAAAATGTGACTATGAATGAACCGTTTTTTGTTGGGCATTTCCCTGGAGCACCTGTTATGCCAGGAGTCATGCAAGTAGAAGCGATGGCTCAGACAGGTGGTATTTTAGCGTTGAGTACAGTTCCTGATCCAGAAAATTACCTTACTTATTTTATGAAAATTGATAAGGTTAAATTTAAACAGCAGGTACTGCCAGGGGATACGTTAATATTTAAGTTAGAATTGCTTACTCCGATTAGAAGGGGAATTTGTCATATGCAAGCATTTGCATACGCTAACGGAAAGTTAGTGACTGAAGCAGAACTTATGGCACAAATAGTCAAATCAAAATAA
- the lpxD gene encoding UDP-3-O-(3-hydroxymyristoyl)glucosamine N-acyltransferase yields MIFTATQIAGILNGEIEGDETVEVSKLAKIEEGTKGSLTFLSNPKYTPYIYSTDASITIVDKTFEAESNIKTTLIRVDDAYKAFSQLLDYYNMVKMNKTGIEQPSFISETAKYGDNIYLGAFSYLGDNVSIGENAKIYPNVYIGDNVTIGNNVVVFAGAKIYSESIIGDDCVIHSGAIVGADGFGFTPNEKGEYSKVPQTGNVIIESSVDVGAGTTIDRATLGSTIIRRGVKLDNQIQIAHNVEIGEHTAIAAQTGIAGSTKIGKHCLIGGQVGIAGHLVIGNNVRIQAQSGIGRNIKDGEAIQGSPALGYSDYNKSYVHFKNLPKIVDRVYKLEKKIDDNE; encoded by the coding sequence ATGATTTTTACAGCCACACAAATTGCAGGTATTCTAAATGGTGAAATCGAAGGAGATGAAACCGTAGAAGTATCAAAACTAGCAAAGATAGAAGAAGGGACTAAAGGTTCGCTAACATTCTTGTCTAACCCCAAATATACTCCATACATTTATTCTACTGATGCGTCAATTACAATAGTAGATAAAACATTTGAAGCTGAGTCTAATATTAAGACTACTTTAATTAGAGTGGATGATGCGTATAAAGCATTTTCTCAGTTGTTGGATTATTATAATATGGTAAAAATGAATAAAACGGGAATAGAACAGCCCAGTTTTATTTCAGAAACAGCTAAGTATGGAGATAATATATATTTAGGTGCGTTTTCTTATTTAGGAGATAATGTAAGTATTGGAGAAAATGCTAAGATTTATCCTAATGTATATATAGGGGATAATGTTACTATAGGAAATAATGTTGTTGTTTTCGCAGGAGCAAAAATATATTCTGAATCAATAATAGGTGACGATTGTGTTATTCATAGTGGTGCTATTGTTGGTGCGGATGGATTTGGGTTTACACCTAATGAAAAGGGGGAGTACAGTAAAGTCCCTCAGACAGGAAATGTTATTATCGAATCTAGCGTAGATGTTGGCGCAGGAACAACAATTGATAGAGCTACACTTGGATCAACAATTATTAGAAGAGGAGTAAAACTCGACAATCAGATTCAGATAGCACATAATGTAGAGATCGGAGAGCATACTGCAATTGCTGCGCAAACTGGTATTGCAGGATCTACTAAAATAGGAAAACATTGTTTGATAGGAGGCCAGGTTGGTATTGCCGGACATTTAGTTATAGGCAATAATGTTAGAATTCAGGCACAATCAGGAATAGGAAGAAATATTAAAGATGGAGAAGCTATTCAAGGTTCTCCAGCATTAGGGTACTCAGATTATAACAAATCTTATGTACATTTTAAAAATTTACCCAAAATTGTAGATAGAGTATACAAACTTGAGAAAAAGATAGATGACAATGAGTAA
- a CDS encoding HD domain-containing protein — protein MKKRNKLKILNDPIYGFITIPNELIFDLLEHRYFQRLRRISQMGLSYLVYPGAHHTRFHHALGCMHLMQNAVRVLRFKGVSISEDEEDALYIAILLHDIGHGPFSHAMEHSIVNEVNHEAISLMFMEEINKEFNGSLTLAIQIFKGEYHRQFLHQLISGQLDMDRLDYLKRDSFYTGVAEGNINSERLITMLNVEEDELVVEEKGIYSVEKFLLARRLMYWQVYLHKTSIVAESLLIRVLKRAKELVDQGEKLNASKPLLFFLENKITADNFTKEVLETFSKLDDYDIVSAMKEWATSEDFVLRNLCNMIIDRDLLRIKIKKKTFNADKIDKRINDFRLKSNISEEEARYFIFTGMISNQAYHQNKQNINILYKSSKIVDIVSATDQFNLKALSKPVTKYFICYPKYID, from the coding sequence TTGAAAAAAAGAAATAAACTCAAAATATTAAACGATCCAATTTACGGTTTTATTACCATACCTAATGAACTAATTTTTGATCTTTTAGAACATCGATATTTTCAAAGATTACGTAGAATATCTCAGATGGGCTTATCATATTTAGTGTATCCAGGGGCGCATCATACTAGATTTCATCATGCTTTAGGATGTATGCATTTAATGCAAAATGCAGTGCGAGTCCTTCGTTTTAAAGGAGTTAGTATTTCTGAGGATGAAGAAGATGCATTATATATAGCTATATTATTACATGATATAGGACATGGTCCTTTCTCTCATGCGATGGAACATAGTATAGTTAATGAAGTAAATCACGAAGCAATTTCCTTGATGTTTATGGAGGAAATCAATAAAGAATTTAACGGGAGTTTAACGCTCGCTATACAAATTTTTAAAGGAGAGTATCACCGTCAATTCCTGCATCAGTTGATTTCTGGACAATTAGATATGGATCGTTTAGATTATCTAAAGCGAGATAGTTTTTATACCGGAGTCGCAGAAGGTAATATTAATAGTGAACGTCTTATCACCATGCTAAATGTTGAAGAGGATGAATTGGTAGTTGAAGAAAAAGGGATATATTCGGTAGAGAAGTTTTTATTAGCAAGAAGACTTATGTATTGGCAAGTATACTTACATAAAACTAGTATAGTAGCCGAAAGTCTATTGATTAGAGTTCTAAAAAGAGCAAAAGAATTAGTTGATCAAGGAGAAAAATTAAATGCTAGTAAACCTTTGTTGTTTTTTCTAGAAAATAAAATAACTGCAGATAATTTTACAAAAGAGGTTTTAGAAACTTTTTCGAAGTTGGATGATTATGATATAGTATCAGCTATGAAGGAATGGGCAACTTCTGAAGATTTTGTTTTACGAAATTTGTGCAATATGATTATCGATAGAGATTTATTGCGTATAAAGATTAAAAAGAAAACATTTAATGCGGATAAAATAGATAAACGTATAAATGATTTTAGATTAAAATCTAACATTTCTGAAGAGGAAGCACGTTATTTTATATTTACAGGAATGATTTCTAATCAGGCTTATCATCAAAATAAACAGAATATAAATATTTTATATAAATCAAGCAAAATAGTTGATATTGTGAGTGCTACGGATCAATTTAATTTGAAGGCGTTATCAAAACCAGTGACTAAATATTTTATATGTTATCCAAAGTACATAGATTAA
- a CDS encoding PglZ domain-containing protein: MSNIKILWVDDEIDLLKPHILFLEKKNYQVTKCQSGTEAIETLEDENFDIVFLDENMPGLSGIDTLAEIKEKNDSLPVVMITKSEEEYIMEEAIGSKIADYLIKPVNPNQILLSLKKNLDHSRLVSEKTTSNYQQEFRKIAMDMAMVNSYSEWVDLYQKLVYWEIQLEDIEDTGMFEILESQKVEANSQFCKFIDKNYPDWFNGDGDAPIMSHTLFKEKVVPELSKEQPTLFVVIDNLRYDQWKAFEPIVNNYYKKEEEISYCSILPTATQYARNAIFSGLMPADMKKRHPDLWLDDVDEGGKNMNENEFLTAQLQRLGLDIKHEYYKITNERSGKTLAANFKGLKDNDLTVVVYNFVDMLSHSKTEMEVIKELASNDKSYRSLTQSWFKNSPLLEMIQQAQQMGFKLLITTDHGTINVKNPSKVIGDKNTSLNLRYKTGKSLTYEDKEVLAATNPKSIHLPSINMSSSFIFAKGDYFFAYPNNYNHYVGYYRNTYQHGGVSLEEMIIPFAVLNPR, translated from the coding sequence ATGAGCAACATAAAGATACTTTGGGTAGATGATGAAATTGATTTATTGAAACCACATATATTATTTCTCGAAAAGAAAAATTATCAAGTTACCAAATGCCAAAGTGGTACTGAAGCGATTGAAACACTTGAAGATGAAAATTTTGACATCGTTTTTCTTGACGAAAATATGCCCGGACTATCAGGAATTGACACATTAGCGGAGATCAAAGAAAAGAATGACAGCCTTCCTGTGGTAATGATTACTAAAAGTGAAGAAGAATATATTATGGAAGAAGCAATTGGAAGCAAGATTGCTGACTATCTAATTAAACCCGTAAATCCGAATCAAATTTTACTGAGTCTAAAAAAGAATTTAGATCATTCTAGATTAGTTTCTGAAAAAACGACTTCAAATTATCAGCAGGAATTTAGAAAAATAGCTATGGATATGGCTATGGTAAATTCCTATTCTGAATGGGTTGATTTATACCAAAAACTAGTGTATTGGGAAATTCAATTAGAAGATATTGAAGATACCGGAATGTTTGAGATTTTAGAATCTCAAAAAGTAGAAGCAAATTCTCAATTCTGTAAATTTATTGACAAGAATTATCCGGACTGGTTTAACGGAGATGGAGACGCTCCAATTATGTCTCATACACTTTTTAAAGAGAAAGTAGTTCCAGAGTTAAGTAAAGAACAACCAACACTTTTTGTAGTAATTGATAATCTTAGGTATGATCAATGGAAAGCATTTGAACCCATTGTAAATAACTATTACAAAAAAGAAGAAGAAATATCGTATTGTAGTATTTTACCAACTGCAACACAATATGCCCGTAATGCTATTTTCTCCGGTCTTATGCCTGCCGACATGAAGAAAAGACATCCGGATCTTTGGTTAGACGATGTGGATGAAGGTGGTAAAAACATGAACGAAAATGAGTTTCTTACTGCGCAATTACAAAGACTAGGTCTTGACATTAAGCACGAATATTATAAAATCACAAATGAAAGATCTGGAAAAACCTTGGCAGCTAATTTTAAAGGACTTAAAGACAATGATCTAACAGTTGTTGTTTATAATTTTGTAGATATGTTGTCGCATAGTAAAACTGAAATGGAAGTGATTAAAGAGTTGGCTTCGAACGACAAGTCATACAGGTCATTAACCCAAAGCTGGTTTAAAAACTCTCCTTTGTTAGAGATGATACAACAAGCACAGCAAATGGGATTTAAATTATTAATTACTACAGATCACGGGACCATTAATGTAAAAAACCCTTCTAAGGTGATTGGTGATAAGAATACTAGTTTAAACCTAAGATATAAAACTGGAAAGAGTCTTACTTATGAAGATAAAGAAGTATTAGCAGCTACAAATCCGAAATCTATTCATCTACCATCCATTAATATGAGTAGTTCATTTATCTTTGCAAAAGGAGATTATTTCTTTGCGTATCCAAACAATTACAATCATTATGTTGGATATTATAGAAATACATATCAACACGGAGGAGTTTCTCTTGAAGAAATGATTATTCCGTTTGCGGTGTTAAATCCGCGATAA
- the tsaE gene encoding tRNA (adenosine(37)-N6)-threonylcarbamoyltransferase complex ATPase subunit type 1 TsaE, with the protein MKITYTLDELSQTAQHIITHSKHKTLLFDAEMGVGKTTLIKEICKQLGVRDTISSPTYSLVNEYQGEENTIYHFDFYRIQDEEEAYDIGFEEYLDTNAWVFIEWPEKISNLLPENSVKIKIELLNDGKRVLFLG; encoded by the coding sequence GTGAAGATAACGTATACCCTAGACGAACTTTCGCAAACTGCACAACACATTATTACCCACTCCAAACATAAAACATTGCTTTTTGATGCAGAAATGGGAGTTGGCAAAACAACTTTAATTAAAGAGATCTGCAAACAACTAGGTGTACGTGATACCATTTCTAGTCCTACCTACTCTTTAGTAAATGAATACCAAGGTGAAGAAAACACCATTTATCATTTTGATTTTTACCGAATACAAGACGAAGAAGAAGCTTATGATATTGGTTTTGAAGAATACCTAGACACCAATGCTTGGGTATTTATAGAATGGCCAGAAAAAATATCCAATTTATTACCAGAAAATAGTGTTAAAATTAAAATTGAGCTATTAAACGATGGTAAAAGAGTACTTTTTTTAGGGTAA
- a CDS encoding alanine dehydrogenase, which yields MSKPTSPFTKEQLLPQEEMIEVARKKGKLFIGIPKETSYQEKRVCLTPDAVAALTAHGHRVLLETNAGLGASFTDREYSEAGAEITNDTKKVFGCPIILKVEPPSIEELTHINPQTVLISALQLKTQSKIYFQELAKKRITALGFEFIRDADGAYPAVRALSEIAGTAAVLIASELMSSSTQGSGLMMGNISGVPPVEVVIIGAGTVGEFAARSAIGLGANVKVFDNSITKLRCIQTNIGRPLYTSTIQPKNLLKALRRCDVVIGAVRGKNRSPIIVSETMVERMKNGAVIIDVSIDMGGCFETSEVTSHDHPTFAKHGVVHYCVPNIPSRYAKTSSLSISNIFTPYLLQIGDEGGIENAVRFDRGLKSGLYFYHGILTSKSIADWFDLSYRDINLLIL from the coding sequence ATGAGCAAACCAACCTCTCCTTTTACCAAAGAACAGCTTCTGCCTCAAGAAGAAATGATTGAAGTCGCTCGAAAAAAAGGAAAACTTTTTATAGGCATACCTAAAGAAACTAGTTATCAGGAGAAGCGAGTATGTTTAACTCCGGATGCCGTTGCTGCGTTAACAGCTCATGGTCATCGAGTATTATTAGAAACTAATGCAGGATTAGGAGCAAGTTTTACTGATCGCGAATATAGTGAGGCTGGTGCAGAGATCACAAATGATACTAAAAAAGTTTTTGGTTGCCCTATTATTCTAAAAGTTGAACCACCATCAATAGAAGAATTAACGCATATCAATCCACAAACAGTTTTAATTTCTGCGTTACAACTAAAAACACAATCCAAGATATATTTCCAAGAATTGGCAAAAAAAAGGATTACAGCTTTAGGATTCGAATTTATTAGAGATGCAGACGGAGCTTATCCCGCAGTTCGTGCATTGAGCGAAATTGCAGGAACGGCAGCTGTATTAATTGCTTCAGAATTAATGAGTAGTTCCACTCAAGGTTCTGGATTAATGATGGGGAATATAAGTGGTGTTCCTCCCGTAGAAGTAGTTATTATTGGTGCTGGTACGGTAGGAGAATTTGCAGCTCGTTCTGCTATAGGATTAGGTGCTAATGTAAAAGTTTTTGACAACTCTATTACAAAACTTAGATGTATTCAGACTAACATAGGACGACCATTATACACCTCAACAATACAACCCAAAAATTTATTAAAAGCCTTGAGACGCTGTGATGTAGTTATTGGAGCTGTTAGAGGAAAAAACAGATCGCCAATCATTGTTTCTGAAACTATGGTAGAGCGCATGAAAAATGGTGCTGTAATCATAGATGTTAGTATCGATATGGGTGGTTGTTTTGAAACCAGCGAGGTAACCTCTCATGATCATCCAACTTTTGCAAAACATGGTGTAGTGCATTATTGTGTTCCTAATATCCCATCACGATATGCAAAAACTTCATCTTTATCTATTAGTAATATATTTACTCCGTACTTATTACAAATCGGAGATGAAGGTGGTATAGAGAATGCAGTTCGTTTTGATCGAGGTTTAAAAAGTGGATTATATTTTTATCACGGAATTCTCACAAGTAAATCTATAGCTGATTGGTTTGACCTGTCGTATAGAGACATCAACCTTTTAATACTATAA